From the Neoarius graeffei isolate fNeoGra1 chromosome 1, fNeoGra1.pri, whole genome shotgun sequence genome, one window contains:
- the foxq1a gene encoding forkhead box protein Q1a codes for MKLEVFRGAHHHPKAPETCSDAETSVSSPLSGEDELGSDGDCAAHSPCAPVASSAAMSSGAARIEGKDKGKPYTRRPKPPYSYIALIAMAIRDSSSGRLTLAEINDYLMRKFPFFRGTYTGWRNSVRHNLSLNDCFLKVLRDPSRPWGKDNYWMLNPHSEYTFADGVFRRRRKRIGKKAGREQDQSANRAPTDSTSPTKFTSSFAIDSILSRPFRKTEQPEHYAPEDTWTGRAHAPAPAPYVTRGAPLHALVDANSAVHTLRAYGMIAFEDLAAGVRHDRDFLSVPLSSERLPVPRVIPSTARASSKTAAFHPFQIDYLLS; via the coding sequence ATGAAGCTGGAGGTTTTCCGTGGCGCGCATCACCATCCGAAGGCACCGGAGACGTGCAGCGACGCTGAGACCAGCGTTTCGTCTCCGCTGTCCGGGGAAGACGAGCTGGGATCCGATGGCGACTGCGCGGCGCACAGCCCGTGCGCACCTGTTGCGTCTTCCGCCGCCATGTCCTCTGGAGCGGCGCGCATTGAGGGCAAGGACAAGGGCAAGCCGTATACGCGCAGACCCAAGCCTCCGTACTCGTACATCGCCCTCATCGCCATGGCCATCCGAGACTCCAGCTCGGGCCGCCTGACTCTCGCCGAGATCAACGACTACCTCATGCGCAAGTTCCCGTTCTTCCGTGGCACCTACACGGGCTGGCGCAACTCCGTGCGCCATAACCTGTCCCTCAACGACTGCTTCCTCAAGGTATTGCGCGACCCTTCGCGACCCTGGGGCAAAGACAACTACTGGATGCTGAACCCGCACAGCGAGTACACGTTCGCAGACGGTGTGTTCCGGCGCCGCAGGAAACGCATCGGGAAAAAAGCGGGCCGGGAACAGGACCAGAGCGCGAACCGAGCCCCTACGGACTCCACAAGCCCGACCAAGTTCACAAGCTCGTTCGCCATCGATAGCATCCTGAGCCGGCCGTTCCGTAAAACAGAGCAGCCGGAACACTACGCGCCAGAGGACACTTGGACCGGGCGCGCTCACGCACCGGCACCAGCGCCTTACGTCACGCGCGGGGCACCACTTCACGCACTGGTGGACGCGAACTCCGCGGTGCACACACTCCGCGCTTACGGCATGATCGCGTTTGAAGACTTGGCCGCCGGGGTCCGGCATGACAGAGACTTCCTGAGCGTTCCTCTGAGCTCAGAGCGCCTTCCGGTCCCGAGGGTGATACCGAGCACAGCGCGCGCGTCCAGCAAAACCGCAGCGTTCCATCCGTTCCAAATAGACTACTTATTATCCTAA